From Lytechinus variegatus isolate NC3 chromosome 16, Lvar_3.0, whole genome shotgun sequence, the proteins below share one genomic window:
- the LOC121429641 gene encoding uncharacterized protein LOC121429641, producing MDVNFRIGECFTTYKDLEEKLKRFVRSSWSPLYIRESRKITCTRRAPNKVVNESLVYGDLRYCCIHGGRSGDAQNRKSTNQMSCPFMMTLRADADGRYLRVTKAILEHNHPVSKEIYDQLPRRFRIRFDPEALPTPASRHKAKKKLNRHPYAMKREEVVKTEQPILPKPDNNNIAANSIHMNNRGLSNHSVPNHGLPNHGLPTQGLVNHGISNHIILDTISEAPRYPVPAPSNECHNSWSDELEGMLPPKKRRTSISNEDLHETLVSQAQQQVEREKDSDEVRGALLTYLRRHNEQDEEDRFFLSMAAIVRTLPSDVRATLKFRIHHMIFDAQMDNMSQTT from the exons ATGGATGTCAATTTCAGGattggggaatgttttacgacGTATAAAGACCTGGAAGAGAAGCTCAAAAGATTTGTAAGAAGTTCGTGGTCTCCGCTGTACATCAGGGAATCTAGAAAGATCACATGTACTCGTCGGGCTCCCAACAAGGTCGTGAATGAGAGTCTTGTCTACGGCGACTTGCGG TATTGCTGTATCCATGGAGGTAGAAGTGGAGATGCTCAAAATCGCAAGAG CACCAATCAAATGTCATGCCCATTCATGATGACTCTCAGAGCCGATGCTGACGGTCGTTACCTCAGGGTCACCAAGGCCATTCTTGAGCACAATCATCCCGTCTCGAAG GAAATATATGATCAATTACCGCGAAGGTTTCGCATCAGATTCGATCCTGAGGCTCTCCCTACCCCTGCTTCAAGGCACAAG GCCAAGAAGAAGCTAAATAGACACCCTTATGCAATGAAACGAGAAGAGGTTGTAAAGACGGAGCAACCTATATTGCCAAAGCCAGATAACAATAACATTGCAG CTAACTCAATTCACATGAACAATCGTGGATTGTCCAATCACAGTGTACCAAACCATGGGTTACCTAACCACGGGCTTCCCACCCAGGGGCTAGTGAACCACGGGATATCCAACCACATTATCCTCGACACCATCTCGGAAGCGCCACGTTACCCGGTCCCAGCGCCCTCCAACGAATGCCACAATTCATGGAGCGACGAGCTCGAAGGGATGCTTCCCCCGAAGAAGCGACGGACAAGCATTTCAAACGAGGACTTGCACGAAACCCTGGTGTCGCAAGCGCAGCAGCAGGTTGAGCGCGAGAAGGATTCCGATGAGGTGCGTGGAGCGCTTCTAACCTACCTTAGGAGACATAACGAACAGGACGAGGAGGATAGATTTTTCTTGAGCATGGCAGCTATCGTCAGGACTTTGCCGAGTGACGTTCGAGCGACGCTCAAGTTTCGCATACATCACATGATATTTGATGCTCAAATGGATAACATGTCACAGACGACATAG